In Equus przewalskii isolate Varuska chromosome 6, EquPr2, whole genome shotgun sequence, one DNA window encodes the following:
- the TMED1 gene encoding transmembrane emp24 domain-containing protein 1, which translates to MMAAGAALALALWLLLPPAGVGGAGPPPIQDGEFTFLLPAGRKQCFYQSAPANASLETEYQVIGGAGLDVDFTLESPQGVLLVSESRKADGVHTVEPTEAGDYRLCFDNSFSTISEKLVFFELIFDSLQDDEEVEGWAEAVEPEEMLDVKMEDIKESIETMRTRLERSIQMLTLLRAFEARDRNLQEGNLERVNFWSAMNVAVLLLVAVLQVCTLKRFFQDKRPVPT; encoded by the exons ATGATGGCGGCCGGCGCGGCCCTAGCCTTAGCCCTGTGGCTACTACTGCCGCcagcgggggtgggaggggcagggccccCGCCGATCCAGGACGGCGAGTTCACGTTCCTGCTGCCTGCGGGGAGGAAGCAGTGTTTCTACCAGTCCGCGCCGGCCAACGCCAGCCTCGAGACCGAGTACCAG GTGATCGGAGGAGCCGGGCTGGACGTGGATTTCACGCTGGAGAGCCCTCAGGGCGTGCTGCTGGTCAGCGAGTCCCGCAAGGCAGACGGGGTGCACAC GGTGGAGCCCACGGAGGCCGGGGACTACAGGCTGTGCTTTGACAACTCCTTCAGCACCATCTCGGAGAAGCTGGTGTTCTTCGAGCTCATCTTTGACAGCCTGCAGGACGATGAGGAGgtggagggctgggcagaggccgTGGAGCCCGAGGAGATGCTGGACGTCAAGATGGAGGACATCAAG GAGTCCATCGAGACCATGAGGACCCGGCTGGAGCGCAGCATCCAGATGCTGACGCTGCTGCGGGCCTTCGAGGCGCGTGACCGCAACCTGCAGGAGGGCAACCTGGAGCGGGTCAACTTCTGGTCGGCCATGAACGTGGCCGTGCTGCTGCTGGTGGCCGTGCTGCAGGTCTGCACGCTCAAGCGCTTCTTCCAGGACAAGCGCCCTGTGCCTACGTAG